One Weissella coleopterorum DNA segment encodes these proteins:
- the hisS gene encoding histidine--tRNA ligase: MAQSMYQKPKGTADLLPGESHKWHYVEETARLLFGDYQYQEIRTPIFESFEVFSRTSGDTSDVVTKEMYDFNDKGDRHLALRPEGTAGVVRAFVENKLFGPEYQKPYKAFYIGPMFRYERPQAGRMRQFHQIGVEAFGADDPALDAEMIALVVDFFQTLGLSNLKVMVNTLGDLESRQNYRQSLIDYLTPHFAELSHDSQVRLEKNPLRVLDSKDANDQKIVADAPSILDYLSSAAKSRWDKLQILLEALGIEYEVDANVVRGLDYYNHTIFEVMTKSATLGHGWTTIAGGGRYNGLVEELGGPELSGIGFGIGLERLMLLLESEKASLPESPSLDLYVANQGEDTEVVALQLVQAARSFGYSADRDYLNRKLKGQFKAADRQQARYVVVIGERELETQSANIKNMQTGKEVNLKLAELYTNLPTYLTDETVDVDANTEAE; encoded by the coding sequence ATGGCACAAAGTATGTATCAAAAACCCAAAGGAACAGCTGATCTATTACCAGGAGAATCACATAAATGGCATTATGTGGAAGAAACGGCACGGTTGTTATTTGGAGATTATCAATATCAAGAAATTAGAACCCCGATTTTTGAAAGTTTTGAAGTATTTTCGCGTACTTCAGGAGATACGTCGGATGTTGTAACGAAGGAAATGTATGACTTTAATGATAAAGGTGATCGGCACTTAGCGTTACGTCCGGAAGGAACAGCTGGAGTAGTGCGGGCTTTTGTTGAGAATAAATTATTTGGACCGGAGTATCAAAAACCATATAAGGCCTTTTATATTGGACCAATGTTTCGTTATGAGCGACCACAGGCTGGACGAATGCGTCAATTCCATCAAATTGGAGTGGAAGCATTTGGGGCTGATGACCCGGCTTTGGATGCTGAAATGATTGCGCTGGTTGTTGATTTTTTCCAAACCCTAGGACTTTCAAACCTCAAGGTGATGGTCAATACGTTAGGTGATTTAGAGTCGCGTCAAAATTATCGGCAATCTTTGATCGATTACTTAACGCCTCATTTCGCTGAATTATCACATGATTCACAGGTGCGATTAGAAAAGAATCCACTGCGGGTTCTCGATTCAAAGGATGCTAACGATCAAAAAATTGTTGCGGATGCCCCATCAATTTTAGATTATCTCTCGTCAGCCGCGAAAAGCCGTTGGGATAAATTACAAATTTTGTTAGAGGCGTTAGGAATTGAATATGAAGTTGATGCAAATGTCGTACGAGGATTAGATTATTATAATCATACAATCTTCGAAGTTATGACAAAGTCGGCTACGTTAGGTCATGGGTGGACCACAATTGCTGGAGGTGGTCGCTATAATGGATTAGTTGAAGAATTAGGTGGTCCTGAACTATCAGGAATTGGTTTTGGAATTGGTTTGGAACGCTTGATGTTGCTTTTGGAAAGTGAAAAAGCCAGTTTGCCTGAATCACCATCTCTTGATTTATACGTAGCTAATCAGGGTGAAGATACTGAGGTAGTAGCTTTACAGTTAGTCCAAGCTGCACGTTCCTTTGGCTATTCAGCGGATCGTGATTATTTGAATCGAAAGCTCAAGGGACAATTTAAGGCCGCTGATCGGCAACAAGCTCGGTATGTTGTAGTAATTGGCGAACGTGAACTAGAGACCCAGAGTGCTAATATTAAGAATATGCAAACAGGTAAAGAAGTTAATCTTAAATTAGCGGAGTTATACACTAATTTACCAACTTACTTAACCGATGAAACGGTAGATGTAGATGCTAATACGGAGGCAGAATAA
- a CDS encoding N-acetylmuramoyl-L-alanine amidase, translating into MLRRGMEIIKKFLIKFWLPLGITVVMLAIALAFTMVLLVRQQITVHINNITIRQGPDVLKSAQGMLKKGEHLNILDRDNGWYKIQREDESTGWVAGWLVERKEPVKHMSLLSEATIELDPGHGGSDNGASSIDKKHFEKNYTLALAQKTQSELQNNYGTRVLMSRDDDQVVGLLKIPKVGEAHRANAFVSFHFDSTDENNTGSGFTSYYGKEDNGSQELAQYLNSSMAPVMPIKNLGVKQADYIVLKYNSVPSALLENGYINSSRDFKNIRNKKYQQTIAKRVPLGLEQYLNYQAKQTE; encoded by the coding sequence ATGTTGCGACGTGGAATGGAAATAATCAAAAAATTTTTAATAAAATTTTGGCTTCCTTTGGGAATTACGGTTGTGATGTTGGCAATTGCATTAGCATTCACCATGGTCTTGTTGGTCCGCCAACAAATTACAGTGCACATTAATAATATTACAATTCGTCAAGGACCGGATGTTTTAAAATCGGCACAGGGTATGTTAAAAAAAGGTGAGCATCTAAATATTTTAGACCGCGATAATGGGTGGTATAAAATTCAACGTGAGGATGAGAGTACTGGTTGGGTCGCAGGATGGTTGGTTGAAAGAAAAGAACCGGTAAAACATATGAGTCTATTGTCTGAGGCTACCATTGAATTGGATCCTGGACATGGCGGTTCTGATAACGGAGCATCTAGTATTGATAAGAAGCATTTTGAAAAAAATTATACGCTTGCTTTAGCTCAAAAAACTCAAAGTGAGTTACAAAACAACTATGGAACACGAGTGCTGATGTCACGAGATGATGATCAAGTTGTTGGCTTACTTAAAATCCCTAAAGTTGGTGAGGCGCACCGTGCCAACGCTTTTGTTTCGTTCCATTTTGATTCCACTGACGAAAATAACACTGGAAGTGGGTTCACTTCTTACTATGGTAAAGAAGATAACGGCTCGCAAGAGTTAGCTCAGTATTTAAATAGTTCCATGGCCCCAGTCATGCCTATTAAAAATTTAGGTGTGAAACAGGCCGATTATATTGTTTTGAAATATAATTCAGTACCGTCTGCATTGTTAGAAAATGGTTATATCAATTCTAGTCGAGACTTTAAAAATATTCGTAATAAAAAATATCAACAAACAATTGCTAAAAGGGTGCCGTTAGGCTTAGAACAATATTTGAATTATCAAGCTAAGCAAACAGAATAA